Proteins encoded in a region of the Inquilinus sp. KBS0705 genome:
- a CDS encoding aminoglycoside phosphotransferase family protein has protein sequence MQGSENIAEVVSHFKCSADAGSQKPYGSGHINDTFRLKNIVAGGPDYLLQRINHHIFTNVEKLMDNMRMVTEHIKHKIMAQGYGDPQKEVMTLIPTDSNQFFYRDSAGDYWRMFFFLSDTKSYNVVETPKQAYEGGRAFGKFQSMLSDIPAGKIYEVIPNFHNVQFRLKQLSEAVHNNPKGRVASVKDELDIIQYYASEMQYFQQPQNAAILPKRVIHNDTKFNNVLLNSKDEAQCVIDLETVMDGYVAYDFGDAIRSIINSTTEDEADLEKIQLNMPLFNAYVQGYLKEAATFLTDAEVESLVKGVLLLPYTQTVRFLTDYINGDTYYKIKFEGHNLQRTKAQLQLFKKLTAASAQMHQTILSEMAKYKPNQN, from the coding sequence GTGCAAGGTTCAGAAAACATAGCGGAGGTAGTGTCTCACTTTAAGTGCTCGGCAGATGCCGGTTCGCAAAAACCGTATGGCTCGGGGCATATTAATGATACATTCAGGTTAAAGAATATAGTCGCGGGTGGCCCTGATTACCTATTGCAGCGCATCAATCATCATATTTTCACCAATGTAGAGAAGCTGATGGATAACATGCGCATGGTAACCGAGCATATAAAGCACAAAATTATGGCGCAGGGTTATGGCGATCCGCAAAAGGAGGTGATGACGCTTATACCTACAGATAGTAACCAATTTTTTTACCGCGATAGTGCCGGTGACTATTGGCGCATGTTTTTCTTTTTAAGCGATACTAAAAGTTATAATGTGGTAGAAACACCCAAGCAGGCTTATGAAGGCGGGCGTGCTTTTGGCAAGTTTCAATCTATGTTGTCGGATATCCCGGCAGGCAAAATATATGAGGTGATACCTAATTTTCATAATGTACAATTCAGGCTTAAGCAATTGAGCGAAGCGGTGCATAACAACCCAAAGGGCCGTGTAGCATCTGTAAAGGACGAATTGGATATCATACAATATTATGCAAGTGAGATGCAATACTTTCAGCAACCCCAAAATGCTGCAATATTGCCAAAACGTGTTATCCATAACGATACAAAGTTTAATAATGTATTACTAAACAGTAAGGACGAAGCCCAATGCGTTATCGACCTGGAAACGGTGATGGATGGTTACGTAGCTTATGATTTTGGTGATGCCATACGCAGCATTATTAACAGCACAACTGAGGATGAGGCAGATCTGGAAAAAATTCAACTGAATATGCCACTGTTTAATGCTTACGTACAAGGCTATTTAAAAGAAGCCGCTACATTCCTTACGGATGCTGAGGTGGAATCGTTGGTGAAAGGGGTGTTGTTATTGCCCTACACGCAAACTGTACGCTTTTTAACCGATTATATTAACGGGGATACCTATTATAAAATAAAATTTGAAGGCCATAACCTGCAGCGTACAAAAGCGCAATTGCAACTGTTTAAAAAACTGACTGCAGCTTCTGCCCAAATGCACCAAACAATACTAAGCGAAATGGCTAAATATAAACCAAACCAAAACTAA
- a CDS encoding Gfo/Idh/MocA family oxidoreductase, with the protein MDRRQFVRNTAVGLAGFTILPSGLLFGKNADKVRLGYIGVGLRGRSHISEGLLRDDVEIIAICDIQESSLKYCRAQFVKAQKKLPAEYTGGLDAYKKLLDRKDIDGVIIATPWQFHKEQSIAAMRAGKYVGCEVIAGITEKDHWDILHAHEETKMPYMTLENVCYRRDVMAALNMARQNVFGDLVHLEGGYQHDLRGVLFNDGKSFSGKGAEFGPNTMGEAQWRTQWNIDRDGDIYPTHGAGPVMNYIDINRGNSFTNLISFSSKSIGLHNYIDKVSPGNKNSKIKFKNGDVTTTMINCANGETVTLSHDTHLPRPYSLGFRVQGTEGIWMDVAESVYIEGKSKNYDEWDKASEWFEKYDHPLWKKFEKYAEGAGHGGMDWFVFNGFVEALKQKKQTPIDVYDSLTMSVITPLSEKSIAEGNMPQKFPDFTKGKWKERKNTFALDDSGL; encoded by the coding sequence ATGGATCGCAGACAATTTGTTAGGAACACCGCTGTTGGATTAGCCGGTTTTACCATACTACCTTCAGGGCTACTGTTTGGTAAAAACGCCGATAAAGTTCGCTTAGGTTATATAGGCGTTGGCCTTCGTGGCCGTAGCCATATTAGCGAAGGTTTGTTGCGCGACGATGTAGAGATAATTGCTATTTGCGATATACAGGAAAGCTCATTAAAGTATTGCCGTGCGCAATTTGTAAAAGCACAAAAGAAACTCCCTGCCGAATACACAGGCGGGCTTGACGCTTATAAAAAACTGCTTGACCGTAAGGATATTGACGGGGTAATAATAGCTACCCCATGGCAGTTTCATAAAGAGCAATCTATAGCTGCCATGCGCGCAGGTAAATACGTTGGTTGCGAGGTTATAGCCGGTATAACCGAAAAGGATCACTGGGATATACTGCACGCCCATGAAGAAACAAAAATGCCTTACATGACACTGGAGAACGTTTGCTACCGTCGCGACGTGATGGCCGCTTTAAACATGGCCCGCCAAAACGTTTTTGGCGATTTGGTGCACCTGGAAGGTGGCTATCAGCACGACTTACGTGGTGTATTGTTTAACGATGGTAAAAGCTTTAGTGGTAAGGGTGCTGAGTTTGGCCCTAATACCATGGGCGAGGCCCAATGGCGTACCCAATGGAATATTGACCGCGATGGCGATATTTACCCTACGCATGGTGCCGGCCCGGTGATGAATTATATTGATATAAACCGGGGTAACAGCTTTACCAACCTGATATCGTTCTCGTCAAAATCCATCGGGTTGCATAACTATATTGATAAGGTATCTCCCGGAAATAAAAACTCAAAGATCAAGTTTAAAAATGGCGATGTAACTACTACAATGATTAACTGCGCCAATGGCGAAACGGTTACCCTTAGCCACGATACCCACTTGCCCCGCCCATACTCGTTAGGGTTTAGGGTGCAGGGCACTGAAGGTATCTGGATGGACGTAGCCGAATCGGTATACATCGAAGGGAAATCAAAGAACTACGACGAGTGGGATAAAGCCAGCGAGTGGTTTGAAAAATACGACCATCCGCTTTGGAAAAAGTTTGAAAAATATGCCGAAGGAGCCGGCCATGGTGGTATGGATTGGTTTGTTTTTAACGGCTTTGTAGAAGCCCTAAAACAAAAGAAACAAACACCGATAGATGTTTACGACTCGTTAACCATGAGTGTGATAACGCCGCTATCCGAAAAATCAATAGCAGAAGGCAATATGCCGCAAAAATTCCCCGATTTTACAAAGGGTAAGTGGAAGGAACGTAAAAACACCTTCGCACTGGACGATAGTGGTTTGTAG
- a CDS encoding substrate-binding domain-containing protein → MLQNRLPTIKEIAKRLNVSTSTVSRALHNHPSIGLVTTMRVHEVAKELGYEANKTAIYFKERKTYTIGVIIPDLSEPFFSAALTGVEDAAEKSNYNVIIGQSLDSFEREKKIVENMKDHRVDGMLVSLTKETATYDHFDNLQKYNIPIVFFDRVPNRKDINYVACNLVSGMLQAITKLVSMGHSRIGLINGPAKLAATLQRLEIYIRCLKENNLSVEQDIIVSTTLAKADNIKAINKLLALNQPPAAIIVFNDYVLLDCIAAVKAAGLVVNQDISFISFANLPIWEYMDSVPLASIEQFAYKQSSMAAGFLFQLINNSTKADTTDTPPLQHIIDSEMIEYTAHK, encoded by the coding sequence ATGTTACAAAACAGGTTACCCACTATTAAAGAGATCGCCAAAAGGCTTAATGTATCTACATCTACGGTGTCTCGTGCGCTGCATAATCATCCAAGTATCGGTTTGGTAACCACCATGCGCGTGCATGAAGTAGCTAAAGAGCTTGGTTACGAGGCCAATAAAACTGCCATCTATTTTAAAGAGCGTAAAACATATACAATAGGGGTTATCATTCCTGATCTTTCCGAACCCTTTTTTTCGGCAGCTTTAACAGGAGTAGAGGATGCGGCAGAAAAAAGTAACTACAATGTTATAATAGGCCAGTCGCTTGATAGTTTTGAACGGGAAAAGAAGATAGTGGAGAATATGAAAGACCATCGGGTTGATGGTATGCTGGTATCCCTAACCAAAGAAACCGCCACTTATGACCACTTTGATAACCTGCAGAAATATAATATCCCAATAGTGTTTTTTGACAGGGTGCCTAACCGTAAAGATATTAACTATGTAGCCTGCAACCTGGTATCGGGCATGTTGCAAGCCATAACCAAATTGGTTAGCATGGGCCATAGCCGTATTGGTTTAATAAATGGCCCGGCCAAGCTGGCTGCAACTTTGCAACGATTGGAGATTTACATACGCTGCCTTAAAGAAAACAACTTATCAGTTGAACAGGATATCATCGTATCTACCACATTGGCTAAAGCCGATAATATTAAGGCCATTAATAAACTTTTAGCACTTAACCAGCCACCTGCCGCTATCATTGTGTTTAATGACTATGTATTGCTTGATTGTATTGCCGCTGTTAAGGCAGCCGGGCTGGTGGTTAACCAGGATATCAGCTTTATTAGTTTTGCTAACCTGCCCATATGGGAGTACATGGATAGCGTGCCTTTGGCATCTATAGAGCAATTTGCCTACAAGCAATCTTCAATGGCTGCCGGCTTTCTATTTCAACTGATCAATAACTCCACAAAGGCAGATACCACAGACACCCCCCCGCTGCAACATATCATCGATTCGGAGATGATCGAGTATACTGCTCATAAATAA